From Ndongobacter massiliensis:
TCATACTCAACTCCACCACCTACGCCACCATTTGCACTGATAAGGTCAGAATTTCCAAAGGCTTCTCCCATATTTCCTTGTGCAAGGAATAAGGCTTCATAGTGCTTTAAGTTATCGGGATAATCAGCAAAGACCTTTCGGATAATGCTGTCCATCTCTTTTTTATGCAGCGTTACAATGAGCTTTTTATACTCATAAGGTTCTTCATGACTTTCGGTATATTCGTTGCCATCTTCATCGGTATAGGTGTCTGTAACTGTCCTGTATCTGATTTCAACTTCTTCCCTATATTCAAGGTCATACATGGACTCAAACAATTCTTTTAATATGGATTCTACTTCCGATACACTCTTTACCTCTCCACATCTTGATGTAATATAGGATAAAAGCTCATGGACATTATGACCAATATACTCTGTATTATTTAAGATGTACTCGTCATAGCCGGGATAGTTATTTTTGACATGATCAACCTCATTTTGAAGCTCACTCTCCATAGCAGAAAAGCTCTGATTGATTTCATTTAGGACATTTGGCTTTGACAAATAGCTTGTTGTAAGAATAGAACTTGTGGAGTTCATAAAGCCTGTCATTCCCGTTCCTGCAAAGTTGATAAAGAAAGTTCCCAAAATAATAAGACCTATGAAAATAATCATAAGTCCCTTTGCTTTTCTTAATATAAATCTCTTTGAGCCTTTCAACGAGCCAATGAGGTTTTCTTTAATCCGATCTCTGAGCCTTGACTTATTCTCACGACGAATGGCTGCCTTTACCTGATTTTTCTTTTGAAATCTTTTATAGGCATTTGCTCTTTTATATTCATTCGTCTTTTTCAGGTTCTCTTTGGCATCACGAAATTCAAGCTTCGATTTTCGCTTCCTGATTTTATAATCCTTATTTGTAAGATCGTATCCTTTCTTCGCCTTTTTCTTATCAGAATATTTCTTTATGCCATGAATGAGTTTCGAGCTTGCGTCCGCTGTCTTTTCTCCTGCCTCTACCCCTTTATTTTCATCACTTCCATGAGAAAGATAATCCCTTACGGTTTCACTTCCTTTGGCAAGTCCTGAAAGGGCAGATACCTTTACCATATCTTTCTTTAGCTTTTTCCTCTGCTCTTTAGAAAGGCTACTATAAACTTTTTCGCTTGCAGCATCTTTTCCAGTCTTTTTACCTTCAGATTTATTTCCCTTTGACACATCTTCTTTTTTTCTTGTATAAAGGCTTTCGGTGTAGTTTTTCCTCTTATACTTTCTCTTTTTAGCCTCATGAGTTATAGAGGAACTTCCAAAAAACTCATCTTTTTTATGGAGATTATCATCCACATCATAGGTCGATTCAAAGTAGTCGCTGTCCCTAAAGTCATTATCGTATCTGTCTATAATCCCGTCATTATCAAGGTCTTTTCCTAAAGGATCATAGATTTTTCCATCCTTTACCTCCGTAATATAATCCGATCTTCCTGTTTCACTTACAGCAGCTATACTATCCTTATCAGAAGCTCTATATCTTGCATTTCTCTTGGATGTTCCATAAGCCTTTTCATTATCAGAACTTACCTTGTTTATTTTCTTATGAACCTTGTCCTGAAATCTGTCTTTGTCATGGACGATTTTTCCTCTGTAATCATCGTTGTGCTTTAGCTTACTTTCTTCAGATGTAGTGAATGTTTCACTATGGATCATTTCTCTTTCAAGACTTGCCTTATGCCTTTCCCTAAAATCCTTTTTCAGCTTTTTCCCCATAGGCTACCTCACTTCTTCAGGCTTGGTAGTCATCTTCTGATAGAGAATTGTATCTTTCGGGAACTTATCAAGGAAAGGAACAATGGTATTTCCAAAGAACAGTAATCCCTCGCCCTCATTTGAGTTGGTAACATATCTAAGCTGAGGAAGTGAGATTTTAAGTTTTCTTGCTAAAATTTCTCTGTCTCCTGACGCTTGATTTAGCATTAAGACAAAGTCGGTATTATCAAAGATATTTTCAATTTCCTTACTCATAAGTAGGTCTTTGACATTTTGCGTAATACCCGTAGGGATACCTCCCCACTTACGAAATCTTTTCCAAATCTCTACCGAATACGATGCTGTCTGTTCATCTTTTAGCAGCAAGTGGAACTCGTCGATATAGTACCTTGTAGCCTTGCTTCCTCTATTTTGAGATACTTTATTCCACACCTGATCCTGTATAACAAGCATTCCTATTTTCTTTAGCTGACTTCCAAGCTCTTTAATATCAAAGCACAGGAGTTTCTTATTTAAGTCCACATTTGACCTGTGATTAAAAACATTAAGGGAACCTGATACATAGATTTCCATCTCCGTTGCCAGCTTTTTACCGACCTTTTCTTCCTGTCCTTTTAACATATCGTATAGGTCTTGCAGTATTGGCATATTGTCAGGAGTTGGATTATCAAAATACTTTTCGTAAATCTTAGGTAAGCACCTGTCTATAACGGACTTTTCTTCTGCCGTAAGACCACTGCCGCCTACTACAAGCTCCAGCATACTCATAATGAAGTTTGCTTTGTCTTTCAGTGGCGCATCCCCATCGCCATAGTTCATATTTATATCAAGGGGATTCAGGTAATCTTTGGACTTACTGCTGACTTTAATGACTTCTCCATTAAATTGTCTTACAAGGTTTCCATACTCTCCTTCTGGATCGCAGATAATCACATCATCGTCCGTTACTAAAATTGCATTTGCCATTTCTCTTTTAGCACTAAAGGATTTACCACTTCCAGGAGTTCCGAGGATTAGACCGTTTGGATTTTTGAGTTTTTTCCTATCTGCCATAATCAGGTTATGGCTTAAGGCATTTAGTCCGTAATAAAGACTGTTACTTGAATTGATAAAAAGCTCCTCTGTGGTAAAGGGCATAAAAACTGCCGTAGATGATGAGGTTAGTCCTCTATCTATCTCAATCTTGTTTACGCCAAGAGGTAGCACGCTGATAAGTCCTTGTTCTTGCGTATGGTCAAGTCTTTTCAGCTTGCAGTTATGCTTATTTGCAATGGAACTTATCTGAGAGATTGTGTTATCAAGCTTTTGCACCGTTTTTGCAAAGTTCATAAAGACGATACTTACCACAAACATTCGTTCATCTCTTGTCTGCAAATCTTTTAAGAGACTCTTTACATCTTCTCCATAGGTGATTAAGTCCGATGGAAGAATGTCCATATCATAACCGCTTCTTACCGCTTTCTTATTTTCCTCAATTTTCATCTTGTCAATATCGGTATTTTTTCTCTTTACCATTTTAATAGCTTCCGATTGGTCGATTGCCTTAATATGAAAGGAAATATTGATGTTATCATCAATATCCAAAAACTCGGCAAGCATACGGTCTGAAAGCTCGCTGGCAAGAATTTGAAAATGGCTGACTGCCCCGATAAATTTTCCAAACTTAAAGTACCTTGAAGGCGTGAAGTTAAATTCATCAGGTACAATGTATGTTTTAGTGCTTTCCCTTTTCCTCAAATTTTTGTATGAAAACTCAAAGGTCTTATTGGGATTTAATATATCGTGAAGAATCTTGAGTCTTTCTTCCCCACTTAAACTTTCCGCACGAACTCCCATACTCTTTAGATTAGATAATATATCTATCTCCAGTCTTTCAAGTTTTGATGTTGCCTGCTCTAAATTATCCGCTTCTACTGTAAAGGTTACATACTTTGATTTTTTCAGTCCATTATTTCCCTTTACAATCTGACTTTTAAGCATCTCTCTAAACTCAAGACGTATATCGTCAAAACCGTCCTTTTTATCTGGTATCTGAATTGCCGACTTCATTTCTTCGTTTCGTCCAAGTTGATTGATATATGAAAACTCAATACTGATACTTGGATCAAAGGAGTTTAGAAAATTTGCAAACTGATTAAAAATAAGATCCCTATCTTCATCTAAAGCAAGTTGGTAGTTAATATCCTGAAAGGCTATGCTTTTACTAAAGTGCTTTTCGTCAAGCTGACATATACCACTTTTTAAGAGTCTATGATAGGGAATGGTATCTTCGACAGTATATCTTTTTGGTTCTTTTCTAAAAATAAGGTCAAGTAGCCCGCCTTTATCTTTTTTAGATTTTCCCTTATTTTGCTTTAAGTCCTGTCTTTGACTTCTTAACATCTTTTTGTTTTGTTCTAACTTTACCTGCTGAATCTTTCTTTTGTCTTTCAAGGTAAACCTCCTTTCTCACTCTTTTTTGTGGTTGATAAAACTTATGAAGGTAAATATATTTAAAATATTTCTCAAATGTCAGTCCGTCCTTTTCAAAAAGAGTGATGAAAAATATAGGGAGTGTGGACACAATGAGAAATATGACGGCTATATCATTTGGAACAACCTTTCGCATAAATAAATAGACTGGTAGTCCTACCAGTCCTGCGAGTGTGAAACCTATCATCTGCCTTTTGGTTAAGTTAAAAGCTACCTTTGTTTTTACCTTCTTTAGGTCTTTTGGGATTGGTACATACGCCATAACTTACCTCCCATCTTCTTTTTCTTTTGAAAGCTCC
This genomic window contains:
- a CDS encoding CHAP domain-containing protein, encoding MGKKLKKDFRERHKASLEREMIHSETFTTSEESKLKHNDDYRGKIVHDKDRFQDKVHKKINKVSSDNEKAYGTSKRNARYRASDKDSIAAVSETGRSDYITEVKDGKIYDPLGKDLDNDGIIDRYDNDFRDSDYFESTYDVDDNLHKKDEFFGSSSITHEAKKRKYKRKNYTESLYTRKKEDVSKGNKSEGKKTGKDAASEKVYSSLSKEQRKKLKKDMVKVSALSGLAKGSETVRDYLSHGSDENKGVEAGEKTADASSKLIHGIKKYSDKKKAKKGYDLTNKDYKIRKRKSKLEFRDAKENLKKTNEYKRANAYKRFQKKNQVKAAIRRENKSRLRDRIKENLIGSLKGSKRFILRKAKGLMIIFIGLIILGTFFINFAGTGMTGFMNSTSSILTTSYLSKPNVLNEINQSFSAMESELQNEVDHVKNNYPGYDEYILNNTEYIGHNVHELLSYITSRCGEVKSVSEVESILKELFESMYDLEYREEVEIRYRTVTDTYTDEDGNEYTESHEEPYEYKKLIVTLHKKEMDSIIRKVFADYPDNLKHYEALFLAQGNMGEAFGNSDLISANGGVGGGVEYEASSEVQKKIVNAAYITPSPGAGWCAMWVSQVYQNAGLGYIGGNACDMYRNYTFTSDRSKLKVGMLVAVESSSSGSTAGLTYGHVGIYIGDGKVMDNIGRIRVTTLDNWIASFCKHHPVGFGFPPNVKK
- a CDS encoding VirB4-like conjugal transfer ATPase, CD1110 family, producing the protein MKDKRKIQQVKLEQNKKMLRSQRQDLKQNKGKSKKDKGGLLDLIFRKEPKRYTVEDTIPYHRLLKSGICQLDEKHFSKSIAFQDINYQLALDEDRDLIFNQFANFLNSFDPSISIEFSYINQLGRNEEMKSAIQIPDKKDGFDDIRLEFREMLKSQIVKGNNGLKKSKYVTFTVEADNLEQATSKLERLEIDILSNLKSMGVRAESLSGEERLKILHDILNPNKTFEFSYKNLRKRESTKTYIVPDEFNFTPSRYFKFGKFIGAVSHFQILASELSDRMLAEFLDIDDNINISFHIKAIDQSEAIKMVKRKNTDIDKMKIEENKKAVRSGYDMDILPSDLITYGEDVKSLLKDLQTRDERMFVVSIVFMNFAKTVQKLDNTISQISSIANKHNCKLKRLDHTQEQGLISVLPLGVNKIEIDRGLTSSSTAVFMPFTTEELFINSSNSLYYGLNALSHNLIMADRKKLKNPNGLILGTPGSGKSFSAKREMANAILVTDDDVIICDPEGEYGNLVRQFNGEVIKVSSKSKDYLNPLDINMNYGDGDAPLKDKANFIMSMLELVVGGSGLTAEEKSVIDRCLPKIYEKYFDNPTPDNMPILQDLYDMLKGQEEKVGKKLATEMEIYVSGSLNVFNHRSNVDLNKKLLCFDIKELGSQLKKIGMLVIQDQVWNKVSQNRGSKATRYYIDEFHLLLKDEQTASYSVEIWKRFRKWGGIPTGITQNVKDLLMSKEIENIFDNTDFVLMLNQASGDREILARKLKISLPQLRYVTNSNEGEGLLFFGNTIVPFLDKFPKDTILYQKMTTKPEEVR
- a CDS encoding PrgI family protein produces the protein MAYVPIPKDLKKVKTKVAFNLTKRQMIGFTLAGLVGLPVYLFMRKVVPNDIAVIFLIVSTLPIFFITLFEKDGLTFEKYFKYIYLHKFYQPQKRVRKEVYLERQKKDSAGKVRTKQKDVKKSKTGLKAK